A single Desulfovibrio piger DNA region contains:
- a CDS encoding Mu transposase C-terminal domain-containing protein has translation MALKEAYTSQALAPLLGLTRQGVDAQAKSGGWQFRPRKGRGGGKEWLVSSMPEATQRALQTAEERRAIEAEAALPAVAVSRLLSPARQAILDDKRRYKALAKADLLGLYLDWQAKHGSTIRQKQAFILAYQGGAWSKLLEELGPRVSWKSLERWKLERKDSGGVLALADKRGLAHRGKSMLTERHQTIILGQILDGDRQISTCARIIQERCKAENLAVPSDDTIRRWVANYSKTCFSDWTLWRNGEKAWNDRCAISILRDWSLVGVGDVVIADGHTLNFETTDPDTGKPKRMTLLLFFDGGSRYPLGWEVMATENVACISSAFRRACIRLGKFPRVVYLDNGKAFRARFFDGCKDFEQAGFLGLYRDLGCEVIHAWPYHGQSKPVERFFGTMHELEELTPSYTGWDIAHKPARLHRNEKLHRRLHEKLGRRPLTLEETYEWLAYWFELYASRPQASTHLRGRTPGEVFEEGRGPGVDMERLTLLMLQKEVRTISKDGIRLDGRLFWHEALFNRRHPVLVRYDWQLSPYTVLVYDLEGHRLCEARDRYHYGIAAGIHPAARVLGTAEQQQDLTEALAFKAQQGRGAKAGIRQMTETVFLPEARQRQITGFQKAIPAPEPVRKSPALSATEKAAIEAAKAAGAQARAELEAPTYEPSIFKRFPDEPARYDYLFTALHERGAELVPEDAAFMEYFENTPQFQRNFKPLYDGKLELLYRQSHIATA, from the coding sequence ATGGCACTCAAGGAGGCATATACATCTCAAGCTCTCGCCCCCTTATTGGGACTTACTCGACAAGGGGTAGATGCTCAGGCCAAGTCTGGCGGTTGGCAATTCCGCCCGCGCAAGGGACGCGGCGGCGGGAAGGAGTGGCTTGTTTCCTCCATGCCAGAAGCGACGCAGCGCGCCCTCCAGACGGCAGAGGAACGCCGGGCGATAGAAGCAGAGGCAGCCCTTCCCGCAGTTGCAGTTTCCCGGCTTCTCTCCCCCGCCAGACAGGCCATCCTTGATGACAAGCGCCGTTACAAGGCGTTGGCAAAGGCCGATCTTCTGGGGCTTTATCTGGACTGGCAGGCAAAGCACGGCAGCACCATCAGGCAGAAGCAAGCCTTTATCCTTGCCTATCAGGGCGGCGCATGGAGCAAGCTCCTTGAGGAACTCGGTCCGCGCGTAAGCTGGAAGAGCCTGGAACGCTGGAAGCTGGAAAGGAAGGACTCCGGCGGCGTCCTGGCCCTGGCCGACAAGCGCGGCCTTGCCCATCGGGGCAAGAGTATGCTCACGGAACGGCACCAGACCATCATCCTGGGACAAATACTGGACGGAGACCGTCAAATCAGCACCTGCGCCCGCATCATACAAGAACGGTGCAAGGCGGAAAATCTGGCCGTTCCCTCAGACGATACCATCCGGCGCTGGGTAGCCAACTACTCCAAGACGTGTTTCAGCGACTGGACGTTGTGGCGCAACGGGGAAAAGGCGTGGAACGACCGATGCGCTATATCCATTCTTCGAGACTGGTCGCTAGTAGGCGTGGGCGACGTGGTGATCGCTGACGGCCATACGCTCAACTTTGAGACGACAGACCCGGATACGGGCAAGCCCAAGCGCATGACGCTGCTCCTGTTTTTCGACGGCGGAAGCCGTTACCCGCTGGGCTGGGAAGTGATGGCGACGGAAAATGTGGCCTGTATTTCCAGCGCGTTCCGCCGGGCCTGCATCCGTCTGGGGAAGTTTCCCCGCGTTGTTTACCTGGACAACGGCAAGGCGTTCAGGGCGCGGTTTTTCGACGGCTGCAAGGACTTTGAGCAGGCCGGATTCCTCGGCCTGTACCGTGACCTTGGCTGCGAAGTCATCCACGCCTGGCCCTACCACGGCCAGAGCAAGCCCGTGGAACGGTTCTTCGGAACCATGCACGAACTGGAAGAGCTTACGCCGTCCTATACGGGATGGGACATAGCCCACAAGCCCGCGCGGCTGCACCGGAACGAAAAGCTGCACCGCCGCCTCCATGAAAAGCTGGGCCGCCGCCCGCTCACGCTGGAAGAAACGTATGAGTGGCTGGCGTATTGGTTTGAACTGTACGCTTCCCGCCCGCAGGCCTCCACCCATTTACGCGGCAGGACGCCCGGAGAGGTGTTCGAGGAAGGCCGGGGGCCGGGCGTGGACATGGAGCGCCTCACGCTGCTGATGCTGCAAAAAGAAGTCCGCACCATCAGCAAGGACGGCATACGGCTGGACGGTCGCCTGTTCTGGCATGAAGCCCTGTTCAACCGCCGTCATCCGGTACTGGTTCGCTATGACTGGCAGCTCTCGCCGTACACGGTGCTTGTGTACGACCTGGAAGGCCACAGACTTTGCGAGGCCCGCGACCGTTACCATTACGGGATTGCCGCCGGTATCCATCCCGCCGCCCGTGTGCTGGGAACGGCGGAACAGCAGCAAGACCTTACGGAGGCTCTTGCCTTCAAAGCACAGCAAGGACGCGGAGCCAAGGCCGGAATACGGCAGATGACGGAAACGGTCTTTCTCCCGGAAGCCCGGCAGCGGCAGATTACAGGGTTTCAGAAGGCCATTCCCGCCCCGGAACCCGTCAGAAAGTCTCCGGCGCTCTCCGCCACGGAGAAGGCTGCCATCGAGGCCGCCAAGGCCGCCGGTGCTCAGGCCCGCGCGGAACTGGAAGCTCCTACCTACGAACCTTCCATTTTCAAGCGGTTCCCGGACGAACCGGCCAGGTACGACTACCTGTTCACGGCCCTTCACGAGCGGGGCGCGGAACTGGTGCCGGAAGATGCGGCCTTCATGGAATATTTCGAGAACACCCCGCAGTTCCAGCGCAATTTCAAGCCGCTCTATGACGGCAAGCTGGAGCTGCTGTACAGACAAAGCCATATCGCAACGGCATAG
- a CDS encoding AAA family ATPase, giving the protein MRDVIIPTDATARFNTAVDAVVDAGRGTSGFILAHGQAGRGKSVAADQYHYQRGGAYIRVWEGWTQAAFLQRVLFEVRGKNGDLPRMSADRCKQSIVELLERDRKPIFVDEADRLAIGRIEDLRDILEMTGAPIILIGEEGIFGLLSERRRVWSRVAHEVEFGPISAAEVAMYAMKAAALDIPPELCGRIAERAEGDFRLVRNMMLLLEKAAKAAENFTVDGPMLDTVISARSWRRK; this is encoded by the coding sequence ATGCGAGACGTGATCATTCCCACAGACGCGACGGCGCGGTTCAACACGGCAGTGGATGCCGTGGTGGACGCGGGCCGGGGAACCAGCGGATTCATCCTTGCCCACGGGCAGGCCGGGCGCGGCAAGAGCGTGGCGGCTGACCAGTACCATTACCAGCGCGGGGGCGCATACATCCGAGTCTGGGAAGGCTGGACACAGGCGGCGTTCCTCCAGCGCGTACTTTTTGAAGTGCGCGGCAAGAACGGAGATTTGCCCCGCATGAGCGCGGACCGCTGCAAGCAGTCCATTGTGGAACTTCTGGAACGGGATCGCAAGCCCATTTTCGTGGACGAAGCCGACCGGCTGGCCATCGGGCGCATTGAAGACTTGCGTGACATTCTGGAAATGACGGGCGCGCCCATCATCCTGATAGGCGAGGAAGGTATTTTCGGGCTTCTGTCCGAACGCCGCCGTGTATGGAGCCGCGTAGCCCATGAAGTGGAGTTCGGGCCTATCAGCGCGGCGGAAGTGGCCATGTACGCCATGAAGGCGGCAGCGCTGGACATACCGCCGGAACTGTGCGGACGCATAGCGGAACGGGCGGAAGGCGACTTCCGGCTGGTGCGCAACATGATGCTTCTGCTCGAAAAGGCGGCGAAGGCGGCGGAAAACTTCACTGTGGACGGACCGATGCTGGATACCGTTATTTCCGCGCGCTCCTGGCGACGCAAGTAG